One stretch of Janibacter limosus DNA includes these proteins:
- a CDS encoding dihydroorotate dehydrogenase, translating to MTAATPPSSVDMSVDLAGVRLPNPMMTASGCAANGREMHRFIDVAQLGAFVTKSVKAQPVSGRGTPRMAETPSGMLNSIGLQGPGVQAFVEEDLAWLHSIGARVVVSIAGSTASEFAGVARAVVRSRYASAVAAIEVNISCPNVANRGLVFACDPASSHKVMTLVREEVPRGLPMLAKLSPDVTDIVEIADTVLKAGAHGLTMINTTLGVAIDVDRLRPHLIAATGGLSGPAIRPIAVRAVWQVAGAMRAGRIRTAPIVGAGGVRTGRDALELVAAGASAIQVGTAAFNDPTAPERVGRELEALIAERGFTRLSEVTGIAHERFTP from the coding sequence ATGACGGCCGCGACTCCCCCTTCGTCCGTGGACATGTCGGTCGACCTGGCCGGCGTCCGCCTGCCCAACCCGATGATGACGGCGAGCGGGTGCGCGGCCAACGGTCGTGAGATGCACCGCTTCATCGACGTCGCGCAGCTCGGGGCCTTCGTCACCAAGTCGGTCAAGGCCCAGCCGGTCTCGGGCCGGGGCACGCCCCGCATGGCCGAGACGCCCTCCGGGATGCTCAACTCCATCGGCCTGCAGGGCCCGGGGGTGCAGGCCTTCGTCGAGGAGGACCTGGCCTGGCTGCACTCGATCGGTGCCCGCGTCGTCGTGTCCATCGCGGGCAGCACCGCCTCGGAGTTCGCCGGGGTCGCGCGGGCGGTCGTGCGCAGCCGGTATGCCAGCGCCGTGGCGGCGATCGAGGTCAACATCTCCTGCCCCAACGTCGCCAACCGCGGGCTCGTCTTCGCCTGCGACCCGGCCAGCTCGCACAAGGTCATGACGCTGGTGCGCGAGGAGGTCCCGCGGGGACTGCCGATGCTCGCCAAGCTCAGCCCCGACGTCACCGACATCGTCGAGATCGCCGACACGGTCCTCAAGGCCGGTGCCCACGGGTTGACGATGATCAACACGACGCTGGGCGTGGCCATCGACGTCGACCGGTTGCGGCCGCACCTCATCGCCGCGACGGGCGGCCTGTCCGGCCCGGCGATCCGCCCCATAGCGGTGCGGGCCGTGTGGCAGGTCGCGGGCGCGATGCGCGCCGGGCGGATCAGGACCGCGCCGATCGTGGGCGCCGGGGGAGTGCGCACCGGTCGGGACGCCCTCGAGCTCGTCGCCGCCGGTGCCAGCGCGATCCAGGTCGGGACGGCCGCCTTCAACGACCCGACGGCGCCCGAGCGGGTCGGGCGTGAGCTCGAGGCGCTCATCGCCGAGCGGGGCTTCACCCGGCTGTCCGAGGTCACCGGCATCGCCCACGAGAGGTTCACCCCATGA